In a single window of the Campylobacter iguaniorum genome:
- a CDS encoding bifunctional ADP-dependent NAD(P)H-hydrate dehydratase/NAD(P)H-hydrate epimerase — protein sequence MKKLFLSTNELDKNCIENLGLSELVLQENAALGVANLIRQKLDFGKKILFLCGGGNNASDAIAAARMLSGEYECELFLWSSNLNQNAKIQLQITENVGVKIASEICEADCYVDGLLGSGLDRDLPQDLQDLLNSINQKPGLKIAVDVPTGLNKFGRLSPICFKADFTVAMGARKIGLYSDLAKDFVGEIKLANLGICEDKFSGESRSFLLEMSDLELPKRDKQNVSKGDFGHAFVACGMMSGAAKIVAKAALKMGAGRVSVVNLSDKQIILDDEIMLKNSFKLASSVAIGMGLGVARFDLGDFITLPCVVDADMFYRDEVFNLATSQKAVLTPHPKEFANLLKIASFGEFSVEEVQSSRLEFAIEFSSKFACVLVLKGANTLIAQKGNVYISPFGTPALSVGGSGDALSGIILGLLAQGYSPLNAAISGVLAHAKTALNFKANAYSFTPNDIIEGIKWL from the coding sequence ATGAAAAAGCTATTTTTAAGCACAAATGAACTAGATAAAAACTGCATAGAAAATCTTGGATTAAGTGAGTTAGTCCTCCAAGAAAACGCAGCCTTAGGCGTGGCAAATTTAATCAGACAAAAGCTTGATTTTGGCAAGAAGATTTTGTTTTTGTGTGGTGGCGGAAACAATGCAAGTGACGCGATAGCTGCTGCTAGAATGCTTAGTGGGGAGTATGAATGTGAGCTATTTTTATGGAGCTCAAATTTAAACCAAAATGCAAAAATCCAGCTCCAAATCACAGAGAATGTCGGCGTGAAAATCGCTAGTGAGATTTGTGAGGCAGATTGCTATGTGGACGGGCTTTTAGGCAGTGGGCTTGATAGGGATTTGCCTCAAGACTTGCAAGATCTATTAAATTCGATAAATCAAAAACCGGGTCTAAAAATCGCAGTCGATGTCCCAACAGGGCTGAATAAATTTGGCAGATTATCGCCAATTTGCTTCAAAGCTGATTTTACCGTGGCTATGGGAGCTAGAAAAATAGGGCTTTACAGCGATCTTGCTAAAGATTTTGTCGGTGAGATAAAGCTAGCAAATTTAGGCATCTGCGAAGATAAATTTAGCGGTGAGAGTAGAAGCTTTTTGCTTGAAATGAGCGATTTAGAGCTTCCAAAAAGGGATAAACAAAATGTAAGCAAGGGCGACTTTGGTCATGCTTTTGTGGCTTGTGGAATGATGAGTGGTGCAGCTAAAATCGTAGCAAAAGCAGCCCTAAAAATGGGAGCTGGGCGTGTAAGCGTGGTAAATTTAAGCGACAAACAAATCATACTAGATGATGAAATTATGCTAAAAAATAGCTTCAAATTAGCTAGTTCGGTTGCCATAGGAATGGGGCTTGGCGTGGCGAGATTTGATCTTGGGGATTTTATCACTTTGCCTTGCGTGGTCGATGCTGATATGTTTTACCGTGATGAGGTTTTTAATCTAGCCACAAGCCAAAAAGCCGTCTTAACCCCACACCCAAAAGAGTTTGCAAACCTACTTAAAATCGCTAGTTTTGGCGAGTTTAGCGTGGAAGAAGTCCAAAGCTCAAGGCTGGAATTTGCCATTGAGTTTAGCTCCAAATTTGCCTGCGTTTTGGTACTAAAAGGCGCAAACACGCTCATCGCTCAAAAAGGCAATGTTTATATCAGCCCTTTTGGCACACCAGCGCTTAGCGTAGGAGGTAGTGGAGACGCACTTTCAGGCATTATTTTAGGACTTCTTGCTCAGGGATATTCCCCGCTAAATGCAGCCATTAGTGGAGTTCTAGCCCATGCAAAAACAGCGTTAAATTTCAAAGCAAACGCATATAGTTTCACACCAAACGACATTATAGAAGGAATCAAATGGTTATAA
- a CDS encoding YifB family Mg chelatase-like AAA ATPase: MKSLKSASLSDKLHIIDIEASFLRALPSFDIVGLASTTIKESVSRVKSSLSLLGDFAFPALRIIINLSPSDVKKDGSHFDLPIALLILLQKEKFDSEFFVFGELGLDGSVKSTAELFSILLFLSTKVKSAKVLVPKDIALKAAMIPNLDVFSISNLAEAREFFRNDEFKNECKVQATHPLFQNVIEINGKKFVPNTKFELDFKEIKGQERAKRACLIAASGMHNILFEGSPGCGKSMSAKRLAYILPPQSLDEILLASAYESLNSNDADFSALRAFRSPHHTSTRSSIFGGGSARAKIGELGLANGGVLFFDEFPHFGKQILESLREPLEDNKINISRVNSKVSYETKFIFVAAQNPCPCGNAFSKTALCRCTQKEIDKYQSSVSKALLDRIDVYVAMSDVNASDQPSMSSKEMQSMVLRAFEAQIMRGQSELNGKLSDADIAKFCLLDDEAKGILDKAVSSYNLSQRGINKTLKVARSIADLEGSQTIKKAHILESLSYRMKA, encoded by the coding sequence ATGAAATCCCTAAAAAGTGCGAGCCTGAGTGATAAGCTACATATCATTGATATCGAAGCCTCCTTTTTACGGGCACTTCCAAGCTTTGATATAGTTGGTCTTGCTAGCACTACCATAAAAGAATCCGTCTCAAGGGTCAAATCATCTCTTAGTTTGCTTGGGGATTTTGCATTTCCAGCTCTTAGAATTATCATAAATTTAAGCCCAAGCGATGTGAAAAAAGATGGTTCGCATTTTGATTTGCCTATCGCATTACTCATTTTGCTCCAAAAAGAAAAATTCGATAGTGAGTTTTTTGTCTTTGGTGAGCTTGGTCTTGATGGAAGTGTCAAAAGTACAGCTGAGCTATTTTCTATACTTTTATTTCTTAGTACAAAGGTCAAGTCTGCTAAAGTTTTGGTGCCAAAAGACATTGCACTAAAAGCTGCGATGATACCAAATTTAGACGTTTTTAGCATTTCAAATTTAGCCGAGGCTAGAGAGTTTTTTAGAAATGATGAGTTTAAAAACGAGTGCAAAGTGCAAGCCACTCATCCACTTTTTCAAAACGTCATAGAGATAAATGGCAAAAAATTTGTTCCAAATACTAAATTTGAGCTAGATTTCAAAGAGATAAAAGGTCAAGAAAGAGCCAAAAGAGCTTGCCTAATCGCGGCTAGTGGAATGCATAATATCTTGTTTGAAGGCAGCCCAGGATGTGGCAAATCAATGAGCGCAAAACGCCTTGCTTACATACTTCCTCCCCAAAGCTTGGACGAGATTTTACTAGCTAGCGCTTATGAATCACTAAACTCAAATGACGCAGATTTTAGCGCTCTTAGGGCGTTTCGAAGCCCTCATCATACAAGCACAAGAAGCTCAATTTTTGGTGGTGGCAGCGCTAGAGCCAAAATCGGCGAGCTTGGCTTAGCAAATGGTGGCGTGCTATTTTTTGATGAGTTTCCACACTTTGGCAAGCAGATACTTGAGAGTTTGCGTGAGCCATTAGAAGACAATAAAATCAACATTTCAAGGGTAAATTCAAAAGTTAGCTATGAGACTAAATTTATCTTTGTTGCCGCACAAAATCCATGCCCTTGTGGCAATGCTTTTAGCAAAACTGCTCTTTGCAGATGTACTCAAAAAGAGATTGACAAATACCAAAGTAGCGTTTCAAAAGCTCTGCTTGATAGGATTGATGTGTATGTGGCTATGAGTGATGTGAATGCAAGTGATCAGCCAAGTATGAGTAGCAAAGAGATGCAAAGTATGGTTTTAAGGGCTTTTGAGGCTCAAATAATGCGAGGTCAAAGTGAGCTAAATGGCAAACTAAGTGACGCTGATATAGCTAAATTTTGCCTTTTAGATGACGAGGCAAAAGGGATTTTAGACAAGGCAGTAAGCAGCTACAATCTTAGCCAAAGAGGTATAAACAAAACTCTAAAAGTGGCAAGAAGCATAGCCGACCTTGAAGGTAGTCAAACCATCAAAAAAGCCCATATTTTGGAGAGTTTAAGCTATAGGATGAAAGCATGA
- the def gene encoding peptide deformylase, with the protein MILEVLTYPDKRLYDIGLEVTKFDDELGKFLDDMYETMIAKNGIGLAALQVGKPIRAFIVNLVNENEVQDKNDLLEIINPKFLKKDGEIVYQEGCLSVPDYYEDVRRAEHIEIEYFDRYGNKKTLEAKGLLAVAIQHENDHIDGHLFIERIGFNKRKKFDKEYKKKAKTK; encoded by the coding sequence ATGATATTAGAGGTATTAACCTACCCAGACAAAAGGCTATATGATATAGGTCTTGAAGTTACTAAATTTGACGATGAGTTGGGTAAGTTTTTAGATGATATGTACGAAACTATGATAGCTAAAAATGGTATCGGCTTAGCAGCTTTGCAAGTCGGGAAACCGATTAGGGCATTTATAGTAAATTTAGTAAACGAAAACGAAGTTCAAGATAAAAACGATCTACTTGAAATAATAAATCCAAAATTTTTAAAAAAAGATGGTGAGATAGTCTATCAAGAAGGCTGTCTTAGTGTACCTGATTATTACGAAGATGTAAGAAGAGCAGAGCATATCGAAATCGAGTATTTTGATAGATATGGCAACAAAAAAACACTAGAAGCAAAAGGCTTGCTTGCAGTAGCGATCCAGCACGAAAACGACCACATAGATGGACATCTTTTTATAGAAAGAATTGGCTTTAATAAACGCAAAAAATTTGACAAAGAGTACAAAAAGAAAGCAAAAACCAAATAA
- a CDS encoding GGDEF domain-containing protein, translating into MVKLRNDKDRIDINKSSTSLGDSQKTVATRSARISEKNDDNVDLNKFSQQVLKQLSDDNVQATPGNFDIYFGKLLETKSSTFQKRVLELLDCEKNDDIDQQALMEKEISLGFGQIKNMLQTITLIYKNLVVMKGIVQKRLDETRANANPLEAQTIIKFFSEELDKLNSLMAKHLEIIRNNYDDVNKIFKRVEAQSIYDSKFGVYNKKYFLKTVEEELINVKRYNYNVSVMLIHIKDRVLDLIPSVKDKNGILRNIAKILLKTSRRSDVVAHYGEGCFGMVMKHTDITGAKKACERIGQMLYQTTFFIGEEELDMDMEISVIALNPEYSSEEIISKALDGLPNSGKRTKLYEVIEGI; encoded by the coding sequence GTGGTTAAATTAAGAAATGATAAAGATCGTATAGATATAAATAAAAGTAGCACTAGTTTGGGTGACTCTCAAAAAACAGTTGCCACAAGAAGTGCTAGAATTAGCGAAAAAAACGATGACAATGTGGATCTAAATAAATTTTCACAACAGGTTTTAAAGCAGCTTAGCGATGATAATGTCCAAGCAACGCCTGGAAATTTTGATATTTATTTTGGAAAACTACTAGAAACTAAGTCCTCAACATTCCAAAAGAGAGTTTTAGAGCTTTTGGATTGTGAAAAAAACGACGATATCGACCAACAAGCCTTGATGGAAAAAGAGATTAGTCTTGGCTTTGGTCAGATCAAAAATATGCTACAAACCATAACTCTGATATATAAAAATTTGGTCGTTATGAAAGGAATAGTCCAAAAAAGGCTAGATGAAACAAGAGCAAACGCCAATCCACTAGAAGCCCAAACTATCATAAAATTTTTTAGTGAAGAGCTAGATAAACTAAACTCACTTATGGCAAAGCATCTTGAAATAATCAGAAATAACTATGATGATGTAAATAAAATATTTAAAAGAGTTGAAGCACAGTCTATTTATGACTCTAAATTTGGCGTTTACAACAAAAAATACTTCTTAAAAACTGTAGAAGAAGAACTTATAAACGTAAAAAGATACAACTACAACGTATCTGTAATGCTAATACATATAAAAGATAGGGTTTTAGACCTTATCCCAAGCGTAAAAGACAAAAACGGAATCTTAAGAAATATCGCAAAAATACTACTAAAAACTTCAAGAAGAAGTGACGTAGTCGCGCATTATGGCGAGGGATGCTTTGGTATGGTTATGAAACACACCGATATAACAGGAGCTAAAAAAGCTTGCGAAAGAATCGGTCAAATGCTATATCAAACAACATTTTTCATAGGCGAAGAAGAGCTTGATATGGATATGGAAATCTCTGTCATAGCACTAAATCCAGAATATAGCTCAGAAGAGATAATCTCAAAAGCGCTTGATGGATTGCCAAATAGTGGAAAAAGAACAAAATTATATGAAGTTATTGAGGGAATTTAA
- the clpP gene encoding ATP-dependent Clp endopeptidase proteolytic subunit ClpP, with protein sequence MSYYVPYVVERTSKGERSYDIYSRLLKDRIIMLSGEIEDSMASAIVAQMLFLEAEDPDKDIYLYINSPGGVVTSGFSIYDTMNYIKPDVCTICIGQAASMGAFLLSCGTKGKRYALPNSRIMIHQPLGGARGQATDIEIQAKEILRLKEVLNGTLAKNTGQKLAKIAKDTDRDFFMSAEEAAQYGLIDKVLEKSFK encoded by the coding sequence ATGAGCTATTATGTTCCTTATGTAGTTGAAAGAACAAGCAAAGGTGAGAGAAGCTATGATATCTACTCTCGCCTTTTAAAAGACCGTATTATCATGCTTAGTGGCGAGATCGAAGACTCAATGGCAAGTGCGATTGTAGCTCAAATGCTGTTTTTAGAAGCTGAAGATCCAGACAAAGATATCTATCTTTATATCAATAGCCCAGGTGGCGTGGTGACAAGCGGATTTAGCATTTATGACACCATGAACTATATAAAACCAGATGTTTGCACGATTTGTATAGGTCAAGCAGCTAGCATGGGAGCATTTTTACTGAGTTGTGGAACAAAAGGCAAAAGATATGCGCTTCCAAACTCACGTATTATGATCCACCAACCTCTTGGTGGAGCTAGAGGTCAAGCAACTGACATCGAGATCCAAGCAAAAGAAATTTTGCGTCTTAAAGAGGTTTTGAACGGAACTCTTGCGAAAAATACTGGACAAAAACTTGCTAAAATAGCAAAAGATACTGATAGGGATTTTTTCATGAGTGCCGAAGAAGCCGCACAATATGGGCTTATTGATAAAGTTTTAGAAAAAAGCTTTAAATAA
- the tig gene encoding trigger factor produces the protein MEVKAQLLNPANATATTQIKADELNAKVENLAKKAAKNIKIDGFRKGKVPTAEVLKRYGGDLQNDARNEFFKDIINACLVDINKKADEIIGEPMVLKFDEKDGNIDVEIEISFKPEVKVDGYEELISDYATPRVTKKEIEDKVNEFLLMMAPVEKVEKDVLEKGDWAKFNFEGFVDGVAFEGGKAEDYVLEIGSNQFIPGFEDGMIGLKVGEEKDVNVTFPKEYGAAHLAGKPAVFKVKLLEIQGKKVGELDEKTLKALLPTEENPTAAKLEEKIKEQIRNEKFQKLLNEELKPKFADKAVEKFKFDLPKNIVEQEMDMQFRNAWGNFSEDERKKFSEDRDAAMAQRETYADEAKKSVALTFIIDELAKVRGVSVSDQELLQAVYFEAYRYGIDPKKHLEDYKNQGMLPAVKMAMIEEKLFNNLFKKDAKDEKGE, from the coding sequence ATGGAAGTTAAAGCACAACTTTTAAACCCTGCAAATGCTACAGCTACTACACAAATCAAAGCAGATGAGCTAAATGCAAAGGTTGAAAATTTAGCTAAAAAAGCTGCTAAAAATATTAAAATAGACGGTTTTAGAAAAGGTAAAGTCCCAACTGCTGAAGTTCTAAAAAGATATGGTGGGGATTTACAAAATGATGCTAGAAATGAATTTTTTAAAGATATAATCAATGCTTGCTTAGTTGATATAAACAAAAAAGCAGATGAGATAATCGGCGAACCAATGGTTTTAAAATTTGATGAAAAAGACGGAAATATCGATGTAGAAATCGAAATTTCATTCAAACCAGAAGTAAAAGTTGATGGCTATGAAGAGCTTATAAGCGACTATGCTACTCCAAGAGTAACTAAAAAAGAGATTGAAGATAAAGTTAATGAGTTTTTACTTATGATGGCTCCAGTTGAAAAGGTCGAAAAAGACGTTTTAGAAAAAGGCGACTGGGCTAAATTTAACTTTGAAGGCTTTGTTGATGGCGTGGCTTTTGAAGGCGGAAAAGCTGAAGATTACGTCCTTGAAATCGGTTCAAATCAATTCATTCCTGGATTTGAAGATGGCATGATCGGACTAAAAGTCGGCGAAGAAAAAGATGTAAACGTAACTTTCCCTAAAGAATATGGCGCAGCTCATCTTGCTGGAAAACCTGCAGTTTTCAAAGTAAAATTACTTGAAATTCAAGGCAAAAAAGTCGGCGAGCTTGACGAAAAAACGCTAAAAGCACTTCTTCCAACAGAAGAAAACCCAACTGCTGCAAAACTAGAAGAAAAAATCAAAGAGCAAATCAGAAATGAAAAATTCCAAAAATTGCTAAATGAAGAGCTAAAACCAAAATTTGCTGACAAAGCTGTTGAGAAGTTTAAATTTGATCTTCCAAAAAACATCGTCGAGCAAGAGATGGATATGCAATTTAGAAACGCTTGGGGCAACTTCAGCGAAGATGAAAGAAAGAAATTTAGCGAAGATAGAGACGCTGCTATGGCTCAGCGTGAAACTTATGCAGATGAAGCTAAAAAAAGCGTAGCACTTACATTTATCATTGATGAACTTGCAAAAGTAAGAGGCGTAAGCGTAAGCGATCAAGAGCTTTTACAAGCTGTATATTTCGAGGCTTACAGATATGGCATCGATCCTAAAAAACACCTTGAAGACTACAAAAATCAAGGCATGCTTCCAGCTGTTAAAATGGCAATGATAGAAGAAAAACTTTTCAATAATCTATTTAAAAAAGACGCTAAAGACGAAAAAGGCGAATAA
- the folE gene encoding GTP cyclohydrolase I FolE, with protein MFDESRRSEFENCVKTMLEIMGEDPKRGGLLDTPKRVAKAYEFITSGYSMDPKDVLNDALFQSSNNEMVLIKDIEFYSVCEHHLLPIIGRVHVAYIPDGQVVGLSKIPRMVNIYARRLQIQEQMTEQIAQAIAETIKPKGVGVVVEARHMCVEMRGVEKINSITTTSALRGSFIKSAETRKEFFDLINSPRSVKF; from the coding sequence ATGTTTGATGAAAGTAGAAGAAGCGAATTTGAAAATTGCGTAAAAACTATGTTAGAAATCATGGGTGAAGACCCAAAACGTGGCGGGCTTCTTGATACTCCAAAAAGAGTGGCAAAGGCTTATGAGTTCATCACTAGCGGATATTCTATGGATCCAAAAGACGTGCTAAATGACGCCTTGTTTCAAAGTAGCAACAACGAAATGGTTCTTATCAAAGACATTGAGTTTTACAGTGTTTGCGAGCATCATCTCTTGCCTATCATTGGCAGAGTTCATGTAGCCTACATACCAGATGGTCAAGTTGTAGGACTTAGCAAAATCCCACGCATGGTAAATATTTACGCAAGACGTCTGCAAATCCAAGAGCAAATGACAGAGCAAATCGCTCAGGCCATAGCTGAAACTATCAAGCCAAAAGGCGTAGGCGTCGTGGTAGAAGCAAGGCATATGTGTGTAGAGATGCGTGGGGTTGAGAAGATAAACTCAATCACTACAACTTCAGCCTTGCGTGGAAGCTTCATCAAATCAGCAGAAACTAGAAAAGAGTTTTTTGATCTGATAAACTCACCAAGGTCAGTTAAATTTTGA
- the fliI gene encoding flagellar protein export ATPase FliI, with translation MSLENLKSKLDKSLNLSSVFGTISKISASTIEIIGLRPSIGDIVRIASNDGLKSELGMVTAISQKGANVSPFGFVEGFKIGDKVYTSDQGMNIPVGDELIGRVVDPFMNPKDGKGPINAASYAPIMRAPIPAMKRGLINEPFSVGIKTIDGLLTCGKGQKLGIFAGSGVGKSTLMGMIVKNSTAPIKVIALIGERGREVPEFIQKNLGGDLSNAVIIVATSDDSPLMRKYGAFCAMSVAEYFKSSGKDVLFIMDSVTRFAMAQREIGLALGEPPTSKGYPPSVLTLLPQLMERAGKEEGKGSITAFFTVLVEGDDMSDPIADQSRSILDGHIVLSRELTDFGIYPPINILNSASRVMGDVTSKEHRANASKFKRLFSTLKENEVLIRIGAYQKGADKELDLAISKKSFMEEFMKQSPNEGFEFEEIIKMLEQIN, from the coding sequence TTGAGCTTAGAAAATTTAAAAAGCAAACTTGATAAAAGTCTAAATTTATCAAGTGTTTTTGGGACGATTTCTAAAATTTCAGCCAGCACGATTGAGATAATTGGGCTTAGACCAAGTATCGGCGATATAGTAAGAATCGCTAGTAATGACGGGCTTAAAAGTGAGCTTGGCATGGTCACAGCCATAAGCCAAAAAGGTGCAAATGTCAGTCCGTTTGGCTTTGTTGAGGGATTTAAGATAGGCGACAAAGTCTATACAAGCGATCAAGGTATGAATATACCAGTTGGTGATGAGCTTATCGGCAGAGTTGTGGATCCATTTATGAACCCAAAAGACGGCAAAGGGCCGATAAATGCGGCCTCTTACGCTCCCATCATGCGAGCTCCGATTCCAGCGATGAAAAGAGGGCTTATCAATGAGCCTTTTAGTGTCGGGATTAAAACAATAGATGGCTTACTAACTTGTGGCAAAGGGCAAAAACTAGGTATTTTTGCAGGATCTGGCGTAGGCAAATCAACTCTTATGGGAATGATAGTCAAAAACTCAACCGCTCCCATAAAAGTCATAGCGCTAATTGGCGAGCGTGGTCGCGAAGTCCCTGAGTTTATCCAAAAAAACCTAGGCGGCGACCTAAGCAACGCAGTCATCATAGTAGCCACAAGCGACGATAGCCCACTTATGAGAAAATACGGTGCGTTTTGTGCTATGAGCGTGGCTGAATACTTCAAAAGCAGTGGCAAAGATGTGCTATTTATCATGGATAGCGTGACGAGATTTGCTATGGCTCAGCGTGAGATCGGACTAGCTCTTGGCGAACCACCGACTTCAAAAGGCTATCCACCAAGCGTACTTACACTCCTTCCTCAGCTCATGGAGCGAGCTGGCAAAGAAGAGGGCAAAGGCAGCATAACTGCGTTTTTTACCGTGCTTGTAGAGGGTGATGATATGAGCGATCCTATCGCTGATCAAAGCAGAAGCATACTTGATGGACATATTGTATTAAGCCGTGAGCTAACTGATTTTGGAATCTATCCACCGATCAATATCCTAAACTCAGCAAGTCGTGTTATGGGCGATGTGACAAGCAAAGAGCATAGAGCCAACGCTTCTAAATTTAAAAGGCTATTTTCTACTTTAAAAGAAAATGAAGTCCTAATCCGTATCGGAGCCTACCAAAAAGGCGCTGATAAAGAGCTTGATCTTGCAATATCTAAAAAATCATTTATGGAAGAGTTTATGAAACAATCCCCAAATGAGGGTTTTGAATTTGAAGAGATTATTAAAATGTTAGAGCAAATTAACTAA
- a CDS encoding NifS family cysteine desulfurase, with product MKVYLDNNATTMIDPEAYELMLPFLSDKFGNPNSLHSYGSETHPALRTAMDQLYACINAKDSDDIIVTSCATESNNWVLKGIYIDKILKGDKKRIVTTTVEHPAIGATCTFLESIGVEVTRIDVNEEGVITGDDLRRVMSDDVALVSVMWANNETGMIFPIKELASIAHEFGALFHTDAVQAMGKISVNVRDADVDFLSFSAHKFHGPKGVGGLYIKDSMPLTSLLHGGEHMGGRRSGTLNVAGIVAMGKALENATKFIKYEESHVRRLRDKLEDALLALPEVTVVGQKEHRVPNTILASIKGVEGEAMLWDLNQAGIAASTGSACASEDLESNPIMEAIGADSELAHTALRLSLSRFNTEVEIDYAIEKIKNAVTRLRAISSSYAYAPDWHKSGL from the coding sequence TTGAAAGTATATTTAGACAATAACGCTACAACGATGATAGACCCTGAAGCTTATGAGCTGATGTTGCCGTTTTTGAGTGATAAATTTGGAAACCCAAACTCGCTTCACTCTTATGGCAGCGAAACTCACCCTGCACTTCGCACTGCAATGGATCAGCTATATGCCTGTATAAACGCAAAAGATAGCGACGATATCATAGTCACAAGCTGCGCTACTGAGAGCAACAACTGGGTTTTAAAAGGAATTTACATAGATAAAATCCTAAAAGGCGACAAAAAACGTATCGTCACAACCACAGTCGAACACCCAGCAATCGGCGCTACTTGCACGTTTTTAGAAAGCATTGGCGTGGAAGTTACAAGAATAGATGTCAATGAAGAGGGCGTCATAACAGGAGATGATTTAAGACGCGTTATGAGCGATGATGTCGCGCTTGTAAGCGTGATGTGGGCGAACAACGAAACAGGCATGATATTTCCTATCAAAGAGCTTGCGAGCATTGCTCATGAATTTGGCGCACTATTTCACACTGACGCCGTCCAAGCTATGGGCAAAATCTCTGTAAATGTTAGGGACGCAGATGTTGATTTTTTAAGTTTTTCAGCTCATAAATTTCACGGCCCAAAAGGCGTAGGTGGGCTATATATCAAAGATAGCATGCCTCTTACTAGCTTACTTCACGGTGGCGAGCACATGGGTGGTAGAAGAAGTGGCACGCTAAACGTCGCTGGCATAGTAGCGATGGGAAAAGCACTCGAAAACGCAACTAAATTTATAAAATATGAAGAAAGTCACGTACGCCGCTTAAGAGACAAGCTAGAAGATGCACTTTTAGCACTTCCAGAAGTCACAGTAGTAGGTCAAAAAGAACACCGCGTACCAAATACTATTTTAGCAAGTATAAAAGGCGTTGAAGGCGAGGCGATGCTATGGGATCTAAACCAAGCTGGCATCGCAGCTAGCACTGGTTCAGCTTGTGCTAGTGAAGATCTTGAGAGCAATCCTATCATGGAAGCTATCGGCGCCGATAGCGAGCTAGCTCACACTGCACTTCGTTTGTCACTTTCACGTTTTAATACTGAAGTTGAGATAGACTACGCGATAGAAAAGATCAAAAACGCAGTAACAAGGCTAAGAGCTATATCAAGCAGCTATGCTTACGCACCAGACTGGCACAAATCAGGACTATAA
- a CDS encoding iron-sulfur cluster assembly scaffold protein NifU: MAKGNLISGNIWDEYSQKVQDAMNHPKNMGEITEEQAEAMGCTLIIADHGAESCGDAVRLYWAVENGTEIIKDAKFKSFGCGTAIASSDYMAELCKGKTVDEAVKITNIDVEKAMRDTPETPAVPPQKMHCSVMAYDVIKAAAASYKGVDPEHFEDEIIVCECARVSLGTIKEVIRLNDLKTVEEITQYTKAGAFCKSCIKPGGHEKKEYYLVDILAETRAEMEAERMQAVANAKVSGSGLESDLSFEELTVVKQLKAIEAVIDEHIRPMLVMDGGNMEILDIKKDDESGKIDVYIRYLGACSGCASGATGTLYAIENILQENLSPNIRVLPV, encoded by the coding sequence ATGGCTAAGGGAAATTTAATCAGTGGAAATATTTGGGATGAGTATTCACAAAAGGTTCAAGATGCGATGAATCACCCAAAAAATATGGGCGAAATCACAGAAGAGCAAGCTGAGGCTATGGGCTGCACTCTCATCATCGCAGATCACGGTGCTGAGAGTTGTGGCGACGCAGTTAGGCTATACTGGGCTGTAGAAAACGGCACAGAAATCATCAAAGACGCTAAATTTAAGAGCTTTGGTTGTGGTACTGCCATAGCTAGTAGTGATTATATGGCTGAACTTTGCAAAGGCAAAACAGTAGACGAGGCGGTCAAAATCACAAACATAGATGTAGAAAAAGCTATGCGTGACACTCCAGAAACTCCAGCCGTGCCACCACAAAAAATGCACTGCTCAGTTATGGCTTATGATGTTATCAAAGCAGCTGCTGCAAGCTATAAAGGCGTGGATCCTGAGCATTTTGAAGATGAGATTATCGTGTGCGAATGTGCTAGAGTAAGTCTTGGCACGATAAAAGAAGTAATCCGTCTAAACGACCTAAAAACAGTCGAAGAGATCACTCAATACACAAAAGCAGGAGCATTTTGTAAAAGCTGTATCAAACCTGGCGGACATGAGAAAAAAGAGTATTATCTAGTCGATATCTTGGCTGAAACAAGAGCTGAGATGGAAGCTGAACGTATGCAAGCAGTCGCAAATGCTAAGGTCAGCGGAAGTGGACTTGAGAGTGATTTAAGCTTTGAAGAGCTAACAGTCGTCAAACAACTAAAAGCCATAGAAGCTGTCATTGATGAACACATACGTCCAATGCTTGTCATGGATGGTGGAAATATGGAAATCCTCGATATCAAAAAAGACGATGAAAGCGGCAAAATAGACGTATATATCAGATATCTTGGGGCTTGTAGTGGATGTGCGAGTGGGGCTACTGGCACACTTTATGCTATAGAAAACATCTTACAAGAAAATTTAAGCCCAAATATCAGAGTTTTACCAGTCTGA